Proteins encoded in a region of the Labrus bergylta chromosome 9, fLabBer1.1, whole genome shotgun sequence genome:
- the lsm11 gene encoding U7 snRNA-associated Sm-like protein LSm11, translated as MEEGERRSAPTGRKETTTATCRSTPSVSESQPETSSTAHDADKIDVCSDKFDPLLALYSPTVPLPFPNVKCFNNVSAYESFLRGGRGRAKPENVEKKRQKAMRGVADPERIARLKKLMVKNPVKDPEEGEESTPRRRRQKTQKNVLTRMPLCKGSPLGELYRCVQERIRVRVHIRTFKGLRGVCSGFVVAFDKFWNMAMVDVDETYREPLLGEALYHEKALTFTRLFEKLKLQESSAAEDVAKKRSARESSSLQQPPHLTHLSAQPADKSGDSRPQSKPSGSDTSTQEKRKVSLKTPGPEVCKKKESQKYGKVHTRHVNQLFIRGESVILVNPQPL; from the exons ATGGAGGAGGGGGAAAGAAGAAGTGCACCTACAGgcagaaaagaaacaacaactgcAACCTGCCGGAGCACACCGTCAGTATCAGAGAGTCAACCGGAGACAAGCAGCACAGCTCATGACGCAGATAAAATAGATGTCTGCTCTGACAAGTTTGACCCACTGCTGGCCTTGTACTCGCCCACCGTGCCGCTTCCTTTTCCtaatgtcaaatgttttaacAACGTGTCAGCGTACGAGAGCTTTCTGAGGGGCGGCCGGGGAAGAGCCAAGCCGGAGAATGTGGAGAAAAAGCGGCAGAAGGCGATGAGAGGGGTGGCGGACCCGGAGCGTATCGCCAGACTGAAGAAGCTGATGGTGAAGAACCCGGTGAAAGAtccagaggagggagaggagagcacaccgaggaggaggaggcagaagaCCCAGAAGAATGTCCTGACGAGGATGCCCT TGTGTAAAGGCAGTCCTTTGGGGGAGCTGTACAGATGTGTCCAGGAGAGGATAAGAGTCCGGGTCCACATCAGGACCTTCAAGGGGCTGAGGGGAGTCTGCTCCGGCTTTGTCGTAGCCTTCGACAAATTCTGGAACATG GCAATGGTGGATGTGGATGAGACGTACAGAGAGCCTTTGCTTGGAGAAGCTCTGTACCATGAGAAAGCCCTCACCTTTACTCGG CTCTTTGAGAAGCTGAAGCTCCAGGAGAGCTCAGCAGCTGAAGACGTAGCAAAGAAGCGCAGCGCCCGAGAGTCCTCCAGCCTGCAGCAGCCTCCACACCTAACACACCTGTCTGCTCAACCTGCTGACAAGAGCGGGGACAGCAGGCCCCAGTCCAAGCCTTCAGGCAGCGATACATCCACACAAGAGAAACGCAAAGTGTCGCTGAAGACCCCGGGTCCAGAAGTGTGTAAGAAGAAAGAGTCCCAGAAGTACGGGAAGGTCCACACTCGACATGTCAACCAGCTGTTTATCCGAGGGGAGAGCGTCATCCTGGTTAACCCACAGCCTCTCTGA